In the Nitrospirota bacterium genome, GGCCGCGGTCCTTGCAATACTCGCCTCACTGTTTTCAAGATGTATGCTGCTTTGCTGCACAGGTAATTCAAAGTTTATTGAGTTATTAAACCCGAATTTTTCTGCCGATCTCAGAAGATCGTCGGCTTTAAGCCACCTTAATGCTACTTTAGCAAGTGCAACATTGCACGATTTCCCCATCGCATCTGCAAGGGTTATCTTGTTTTTGTCTTTTTTTGGATTGTCAGTCCAGTTGCCGCGTGACAGGGAATAAAATCCTCCCCTGAAGTTTATCACTGTTTCAGGTTCTACTTTTCCCTTTTCAAGGGCTGCAGCGGCTGTTACAAGCTTAAATACGGATGCAGCAGGATATGTCGCCCTCAATGCGAGCTGCTGATCGGAACCATTCTTTTCTGAATAACCTACCATCGCAAGGATTTTGCCTGTTTTTGGAGATATGGCTACGAATGCCCCGTATGGAACTTTATACCTTTCAAACAGGGATGTGATCTTTTCCTGCAGGACAGGGTCTACAGTATAGACTACCTGGACTTTTTCACCAAACTTACTCACAAACCTGTCTTCAACTACCTCAGTAAATAACGGATCAATACCTCCCTCTATGCGAACGAAGTCTTCCGTGAATTTCAGGTTTAAATTGTCTTCCTGAATAGAGTAATTGAACTTTCCTGGTAAATTTGTACCTCCAAGGAAAGCTGAGCTTGTCACAAGGAATGTTATACCGAGGACAAAAGAGATTATAAGAATTGACTTTTTTGTGATGTTTTTCTGCCTCTTTATGTTACCCTGATAATTTCTCCATCCATTTTTCACCAGATCCTCCCTTCAGACTTACGGTTTGTTATCAGTTGATATTAAAAGTAAGCAGCCTGTCTCAGTGAGGCTACAAGAAATCTTTTTAAGAAAAATATAATTAATATTGCGATCATTGGTGAAAGATCCATTCCCATCTTCCACACAGGTATGAGCCGTCTCAGTGGATTTAATACCGGCTCTGTAATCTTATAAAGCATCTGGACAATCGGATTATAGGGATCCGGACTTACCCATGACAGGATTGCCCTGGCAATTATAACATACATATAAATTGTTAGGACTATATTTATCACTTCGGCGACAGCAGCTATAAAATTAGTAAACAAAAACATGTCTATTCCCTCTTTCCCAACTCATCAGCCCTTTTTGTGGCCTGTTGGACTGCACTGATAAAGGCGCCACGTATACCGGACAACTCGAGTGAGTGCAATCCTTCAATTGTTGTCCCTCCCGGTGAGGTAATCATGTCTTTAAGCTTGCCTGGATGTTCCCCGCACTCAAGTACCATCCTGGCTGCACCAAGGACAGTCTGGGCAGCAAGCAGGGTAGAGGCCTGACGAGGGAGTCCGACCTTCACGCCGCCGTCAGACAGTGCATCTATAACGGCGAAAATATAGGCCGGTCCACTCCCGCTGAGTCCTGTAACCGCGTTAAGATACTCTTCACCGAGGAGGATAGCCTTTCCCACTGAGTCAAATATCTTTTTAACATCCTCTATCTCTTCGTACTGAACACCAGGTCCCGAGGAAATAGCCGTTGCTCCCTCAAGTACAAGTACAGAGATGTTTGGCATTACTCTTACTACTGGAAGCTCCTTTTGCAGCCATAGCCTTATATTATTGATAGATATTCCAGCCGCAACAGATATAATAAGTTTTGACTCATCTAATACATGTGCTATTTCACTTAAAAGGGGCTTTATTATAGAAGGTTTAACCGTTAACATGATATAACGTGAAGAGGAGGCGGCCTGAGCATTATTGCTTGTCGTCTTTACATTGTAGCGTTCGTGTATGTAAGAGAGCCTGTCTTCTGCAACGTCAGAGACAATGATTTCCGTCTTAGAGTACACTCCGGACGAAAGGATACCCTTTAGTATGGCCTCGCCCATATTTCCAGCTCCCAGTATGCAAATCTTATACTTTGTCATTTACCTTCCTTTCCCGGGTGCCGAATAACGCCGTTCCTATCCTGACCATCGTTGCCCCTTCTTCTATCGCAACCTCAAAATCATTACTCATACCCATTGACAGCTCCCCGCAGTTAACTGATCCGGTATGCCTCACATTATCCCGTATTTCTCTAAGCATTCTAAAGTATGGCCTGGCTTCTTCAGGGTTATCACTGTATGGAGGCACGGTCATGAACCCTCTTAGTGATACGTGTCGCAACTTTGAGAATGCCTTCGTTATTGTAATTACATTATCAGGCATAACGCCAAATTTTCTCCGTTCACCTGAGACATTTACCTCTAAGAGGACATCTTGAATTATGCCCATTTTTTCTGCCCTGCGATTTATCTCCTCCGACAGTTCAATGCTGTCTACGGAGTGGATCAGTGTAAATGCTCCAACGACATATTTTACCT is a window encoding:
- a CDS encoding penicillin-binding protein, producing the protein MKNGWRNYQGNIKRQKNITKKSILIISFVLGITFLVTSSAFLGGTNLPGKFNYSIQEDNLNLKFTEDFVRIEGGIDPLFTEVVEDRFVSKFGEKVQVVYTVDPVLQEKITSLFERYKVPYGAFVAISPKTGKILAMVGYSEKNGSDQQLALRATYPAASVFKLVTAAAALEKGKVEPETVINFRGGFYSLSRGNWTDNPKKDKNKITLADAMGKSCNVALAKVALRWLKADDLLRSAEKFGFNNSINFELPVQQSSIHLENSEASIARTAAGFGNVTLSPLHGAMMAAAIANDGRMVEPRVVEKIFIDGREAYNVGKKEGPAGFSRITAEKLRLMMQKTVTSGTARHAFHTPRGDAYLKDMEVGGKTGSLLGNDPQGDYSWFIGMAPLDDPEIAIAALVINRPTWQIKAPFVAREGLLTYFNNKDKGYAKERLKVASLR
- a CDS encoding YggT family protein translates to MFLFTNFIAAVAEVINIVLTIYMYVIIARAILSWVSPDPYNPIVQMLYKITEPVLNPLRRLIPVWKMGMDLSPMIAILIIFFLKRFLVASLRQAAYF
- the proC gene encoding pyrroline-5-carboxylate reductase, which translates into the protein MTKYKICILGAGNMGEAILKGILSSGVYSKTEIIVSDVAEDRLSYIHERYNVKTTSNNAQAASSSRYIMLTVKPSIIKPLLSEIAHVLDESKLIISVAAGISINNIRLWLQKELPVVRVMPNISVLVLEGATAISSGPGVQYEEIEDVKKIFDSVGKAILLGEEYLNAVTGLSGSGPAYIFAVIDALSDGGVKVGLPRQASTLLAAQTVLGAARMVLECGEHPGKLKDMITSPGGTTIEGLHSLELSGIRGAFISAVQQATKRADELGKRE
- a CDS encoding YggS family pyridoxal phosphate-dependent enzyme; the protein is VKYVVGAFTLIHSVDSIELSEEINRRAEKMGIIQDVLLEVNVSGERRKFGVMPDNVITITKAFSKLRHVSLRGFMTVPPYSDNPEEARPYFRMLREIRDNVRHTGSVNCGELSMGMSNDFEVAIEEGATMVRIGTALFGTRERKVNDKV